In Bacteroidota bacterium, the following proteins share a genomic window:
- a CDS encoding OmpA family protein, which translates to MGKILRTQKLTTLSELLIVLVVIGGILGAIYFISPGIKTSISKKLEGIDVNKADVNNVVNADKIALPAKDESSEVSSKPKIRIAGYAWNAQSGIIVANGGPVTTKGSLMEKNNVNLEIIRQDWLSELRNMQMKFIEEYDQGEAFPQSDKSVFAVMIMGDGAPFYISSVQKSLDEKYGKDKYHLQVMGALGMSYGEDKLIGPPAWKSNPKSMKGALISTVLGDGDWVTTVNYCFANGLKVNPDPTTYDEDAVNFFPSENDDYMKAAEELIKSQTTGWTVSLKGVKEGKLTGKTVSRKIDGCATWTPGDKVVFDKLSGFVDIVSTKEFNNQMPVALIGVKEWATKNPDMVSNILKASLTASNQMKNYDDWRMRAAEAVTATYKIENADYWYKMFQGQQGTKNGLTYNMGGSKVFNYADAMQYFGITDGVNRYKSVYNQVSNYLTELNPFGFNENVGGVVPYDNAVNLFFLKNINDIESTAPEKVDYTEEKKEVMASGEWKINFKTGSADISSSSTTELEKIYNLLIQAENTKLNIVGHTDNQGDDATNNMLSKSRAQAVVNYLKQRGIPQTRFQIVDGKGETDPVATNDTEAGRAQNRRVVITLLN; encoded by the coding sequence ATGGGAAAAATTCTTCGTACTCAAAAACTTACTACCTTATCCGAATTGCTGATTGTGCTGGTAGTAATAGGCGGAATACTTGGCGCTATTTATTTTATATCGCCCGGAATAAAAACATCAATATCGAAAAAACTCGAAGGCATTGACGTAAACAAAGCCGATGTAAATAATGTAGTGAATGCTGATAAAATTGCATTGCCTGCAAAAGACGAATCGAGCGAAGTAAGCAGCAAACCAAAAATTCGTATTGCCGGTTATGCCTGGAATGCGCAATCGGGCATCATAGTTGCCAACGGAGGGCCGGTTACTACAAAAGGATCGTTGATGGAAAAAAATAATGTGAACCTTGAAATTATCCGTCAGGATTGGTTATCGGAATTACGCAATATGCAAATGAAATTTATCGAAGAGTACGATCAGGGTGAGGCGTTTCCGCAATCGGATAAAAGTGTTTTTGCTGTAATGATAATGGGCGATGGTGCTCCGTTTTATATTAGCTCGGTACAAAAGTCGTTAGACGAAAAATATGGCAAGGATAAATATCATCTGCAAGTGATGGGCGCTTTGGGAATGAGTTATGGTGAAGATAAATTAATAGGCCCACCGGCATGGAAATCAAATCCAAAAAGCATGAAAGGCGCATTGATATCCACTGTACTTGGCGATGGCGATTGGGTTACTACTGTAAATTATTGTTTTGCAAATGGGTTGAAAGTAAATCCCGATCCCACAACGTATGACGAAGATGCAGTAAACTTTTTTCCATCGGAAAACGATGATTATATGAAGGCTGCCGAAGAACTTATAAAATCGCAAACTACTGGATGGACTGTTTCGTTGAAAGGTGTGAAAGAAGGCAAGCTAACCGGTAAAACAGTGAGCCGCAAAATTGATGGTTGTGCTACATGGACTCCGGGCGATAAAGTTGTGTTCGACAAATTATCGGGCTTTGTTGATATAGTTTCTACCAAAGAATTTAATAATCAAATGCCTGTTGCATTAATAGGAGTAAAAGAATGGGCCACAAAAAATCCTGATATGGTTTCCAATATTTTAAAAGCATCGCTTACTGCTTCAAACCAAATGAAAAATTATGACGATTGGCGCATGCGTGCAGCCGAAGCAGTAACGGCAACATATAAAATTGAAAATGCCGATTATTGGTATAAAATGTTTCAGGGTCAGCAAGGCACAAAAAATGGTTTAACTTATAACATGGGTGGTTCTAAGGTTTTTAACTATGCCGATGCTATGCAATATTTTGGAATCACCGATGGAGTAAATCGATACAAATCTGTTTACAATCAGGTATCAAATTATTTGACAGAATTAAATCCTTTTGGGTTTAACGAAAACGTTGGTGGTGTGGTTCCTTACGACAATGCAGTAAATTTATTTTTCTTAAAAAATATAAACGACATAGAATCGACTGCCCCCGAAAAAGTTGATTACACCGAAGAGAAGAAAGAGGTAATGGCATCGGGCGAATGGAAAATAAATTTCAAAACCGGTAGTGCAGATATATCATCAAGTTCGACAACAGAGCTCGAAAAAATTTATAATTTATTGATACAGGCTGAAAACACAAAATTGAATATTGTGGGCCATACCGATAATCAAGGCGATGATGCAACTAACAATATGCTTTCGAAAAGCAGAGCACAGGCAGTAGTAAATTATTTGAAACAACGGGGCATACCTCAAACGCGTTTTCAAATTGTAGATGGTAAAGGTGAAACAGATCCTGTAGCGACAAATGATACCGAAGCTGGCCGTGCACAAAACAGACGCGTAGTAATTACATTGTTGAATTGA
- a CDS encoding T9SS type A sorting domain-containing protein, translating into MLTKVQSRKEGKKLLFFLLLTMSIYVAQSQTNVYHPFPNNGAMWSVKWDGSSICQDLDYFSYGDSVINNLIYHKVWVTGLERVCFIGYPKDTISNYAGAYRNDSAAKKVYWLEADSSNDKLLYTFDVHVGDTLPLDIYNMYGGTLPVKVKMKDSVLLSDGTYRKAYWVGYAGQPGTFRRIVEGIGSEGGLIERLWDGISDLYILKCFTMDTLSLYPNNGSTCYPYIPSGFTPILNNIVFSIYPNPNNGKFYLPKDFRFDAIKIYNSFGQEISFTISNKNEIDITEQPAGLYFVKISAGKNVYVAKVLKED; encoded by the coding sequence ATGTTAACCAAAGTGCAATCCCGCAAGGAGGGAAAAAAACTATTGTTCTTCTTACTGTTAACTATGAGTATATACGTTGCTCAAAGTCAAACCAATGTGTATCATCCATTTCCAAACAATGGTGCAATGTGGAGTGTGAAATGGGATGGATCTTCTATTTGTCAAGATTTAGATTACTTTAGCTATGGTGATAGTGTAATTAACAACTTAATATATCACAAAGTATGGGTAACAGGCTTAGAAAGAGTGTGCTTTATCGGATACCCAAAAGATACTATCAGCAATTATGCGGGCGCCTATCGCAACGATTCAGCTGCAAAAAAAGTATATTGGCTTGAAGCCGATAGCAGTAATGACAAACTACTTTATACTTTTGATGTGCATGTAGGCGATACCTTACCGTTAGATATTTACAATATGTATGGTGGTACTCTACCAGTTAAAGTAAAAATGAAGGATTCTGTGTTGCTTAGTGATGGAACTTACCGCAAGGCATATTGGGTCGGTTATGCAGGGCAACCAGGTACTTTTCGTAGAATTGTAGAAGGAATTGGAAGTGAAGGCGGATTAATTGAAAGGTTATGGGATGGCATTTCTGATTTGTACATTTTAAAATGCTTTACTATGGATACGCTAAGTTTGTATCCAAATAATGGTAGCACTTGTTATCCGTATATTCCAAGCGGGTTTACACCTATTTTAAATAATATTGTATTTAGCATTTACCCCAATCCTAACAATGGCAAATTTTATTTGCCAAAAGATTTTCGTTTCGATGCAATAAAAATTTATAATTCATTCGGTCAGGAAATATCATTTACAATTTCAAATAAAAATGAGATTGACATAACCGAACAACCCGCTGGGCTGTATTTTGTAAAAATAAGTGCTGGTAAAAATGTGTATGTGGCCAAGGTGTTGAAGGAGGATTGA
- a CDS encoding dihydrofolate reductase, with translation MSTPGISIIVAIGKNNAIGKNNQLLWKLSDDLKLFKQLTTGHTIIMGRKTYESIMRPLPNRKNIVVSKNKNLKIEGVTTVSSLADAFALCKGEEEVFIIGGAQLYQLGLPLADKLYLTIVDATFEDADVYFPEINMNDWEITEQRNYAKNEKNEFDFEFFVMKKNDNLKNV, from the coding sequence ATGAGTACTCCAGGTATTAGCATCATTGTAGCCATAGGAAAAAACAATGCCATAGGAAAAAACAATCAGTTGCTGTGGAAGCTTTCGGATGACTTAAAATTATTTAAACAACTAACTACAGGACATACCATCATTATGGGTCGCAAAACTTATGAAAGCATTATGCGGCCATTACCCAACAGGAAAAATATTGTGGTTTCGAAAAACAAGAACTTAAAAATAGAAGGAGTTACCACTGTGAGTAGCCTTGCAGATGCCTTTGCATTATGCAAAGGCGAAGAAGAAGTTTTCATCATAGGTGGTGCACAATTATACCAACTAGGGTTGCCACTGGCTGATAAATTATACCTGACCATAGTTGATGCTACCTTTGAAGATGCCGATGTTTATTTTCCTGAAATCAACATGAATGATTGGGAAATAACAGAACAAAGGAACTATGCTAAAAATGAAAAAAATGAATTCGATTTTGAATTTTTTGTAATGAAAAAAAATGACAATTTGAAAAACGTATGA
- a CDS encoding nucleotide pyrophosphohydrolase: MTIIEAQQEIDGWIKTVGVRYFNELTNMALLMEETGELARIVARKYGEQSFKNKEEEHNLGDEMADVLFVLICLANQTGVNLEEALKQNLEKKTTRDATRHQQNKKINPT, translated from the coding sequence ATGACCATAATTGAGGCGCAACAAGAAATTGATGGTTGGATAAAAACCGTAGGAGTCAGATATTTTAACGAACTCACCAACATGGCTTTACTCATGGAAGAAACGGGAGAGCTTGCGCGCATTGTGGCACGTAAGTATGGTGAGCAATCGTTTAAAAACAAAGAAGAGGAACATAACCTTGGCGATGAAATGGCCGATGTATTGTTTGTGTTGATTTGCCTTGCAAATCAAACCGGTGTAAATCTGGAAGAAGCATTGAAACAAAACCTGGAAAAGAAAACTACACGCGATGCTACAAGGCATCAGCAAAATAAAAAAATAAATCCAACATGA
- a CDS encoding T9SS type A sorting domain-containing protein — MAKLTPYLFLPFVLFVFTCKGQVYFNNTYSSGLPDSAFRGETIRSIVEYENDSTYVINLVSQNVTNGELVTIFTKLNNQGVPILSKQYGYPNHYFLGFKLIKLKDGYMLSCGQDYDNSLAYSKAILLKLNTQLDTIWKREYLGNGTFNYAIVDVIESYDKGYIGIGFSSNAIDTMDIWILRTDSMGNQLWDTTLTQPYWQNGYAIAATDDSCYILGCMAQNAPGGPPPLIWLAKMDDNKKIAWSKYVYGIGATAIQNLMKTKDGKFLSIGVNNKSWGQGTNENYGLIVKFDSAGNILKYKVHGSPLQRSEYWNAIEEADGGFIISGNIFDTVPGNYEADGYIVKLDSALDTLWTQTIKIDSLGYIDYFFNIARTHDGGFACTGMRIGTIPYNTDGWVIKFDSLGCQSANCWLGINETTLHKTDLPFVFPNPTTDFCIVRFTHQGPVQVEVFDAIGRQIKNVRALPFGDTDIHIDLRQAPNGILLLRLKNGSNILSTKIIKK, encoded by the coding sequence ATGGCAAAACTAACGCCATACTTATTCCTGCCCTTTGTACTTTTTGTTTTTACGTGCAAAGGGCAGGTTTATTTTAATAATACGTATAGTAGCGGTTTGCCCGATTCGGCATTTCGTGGCGAAACTATTCGTTCAATTGTTGAATATGAAAACGATAGTACGTATGTAATAAACTTAGTTTCGCAAAATGTAACCAATGGTGAGCTTGTTACCATTTTTACAAAACTCAACAATCAAGGCGTACCAATTTTATCGAAGCAATATGGTTATCCAAATCATTATTTTTTAGGTTTTAAATTGATAAAATTAAAAGATGGCTACATGTTAAGTTGTGGACAAGACTATGATAATTCGCTTGCCTATAGTAAAGCTATTTTATTAAAATTGAATACGCAATTGGATACAATATGGAAAAGGGAATACCTTGGCAATGGCACGTTCAACTATGCAATTGTAGACGTTATAGAGTCCTATGACAAAGGTTATATTGGAATTGGATTCTCCTCAAACGCAATCGACACAATGGATATTTGGATACTCCGCACCGACTCAATGGGGAACCAACTATGGGACACAACGTTAACCCAACCATATTGGCAAAATGGATATGCCATAGCCGCAACAGATGATAGTTGTTATATACTGGGGTGTATGGCGCAAAACGCTCCTGGTGGACCGCCACCACTAATTTGGTTGGCTAAAATGGACGATAATAAGAAGATAGCATGGAGTAAATATGTTTACGGTATTGGCGCAACAGCTATCCAAAATTTGATGAAAACTAAAGATGGCAAATTTCTTTCTATTGGTGTTAATAATAAAAGCTGGGGGCAAGGCACCAATGAGAATTATGGGTTAATTGTAAAATTTGATTCGGCAGGTAATATTTTAAAATATAAAGTTCATGGCAGTCCACTTCAACGTTCAGAATATTGGAATGCGATTGAGGAAGCAGATGGTGGTTTTATAATTAGTGGAAATATTTTTGATACAGTTCCTGGCAACTATGAAGCAGATGGGTACATAGTAAAACTTGACAGTGCCTTAGATACCCTTTGGACCCAAACCATAAAGATAGATAGTTTGGGTTATATTGATTACTTTTTTAATATTGCCCGTACCCATGATGGTGGCTTTGCATGCACAGGTATGCGCATTGGTACTATACCTTACAATACTGATGGTTGGGTTATAAAATTTGATAGCCTCGGATGCCAAAGTGCCAATTGTTGGTTGGGCATAAATGAAACAACATTGCATAAAACAGATTTGCCTTTTGTATTTCCAAACCCAACAACCGATTTTTGTATTGTTCGCTTTACACATCAAGGCCCGGTGCAAGTAGAAGTGTTTGATGCTATTGGTCGACAAATAAAAAATGTACGTGCATTACCATTTGGAGATACAGATATACATATTGACCTGCGCCAAGCACCAAATGGTATACTTTTATTAAGATTAAAAAATGGTTCAAATATTCTATCAACAAAAATTATAAAAAAATAA
- a CDS encoding ABC transporter ATP-binding protein — protein MDYQLGQTLLFVENLSVAYDGVTIIKDINIIEKDVTRKGIDATGQTIAIVGRSGRGKSTLFKALTGLVTPATGKILIKDFNSKAEDAAKNIKEGDIGFVDQKYTLFRHKTVMQTLKFALRKKSLSETEKDKKIKTYIENWGLESCTDKYPNELSGGQRQRTAIIEQVFSSELFIILDEPFSGLDVGNIEEVRKTFQLLNASSEYHTAIFSTHDIELAIELAQCIYVVGYPTIKGEKQNYGTIIGKYDLREMGIAWKENAEERKKLMAEIVHQMMLS, from the coding sequence ATGGATTACCAATTAGGACAAACTTTATTGTTTGTCGAAAATTTAAGTGTAGCGTACGATGGTGTTACCATTATAAAAGACATCAATATTATTGAGAAGGATGTTACGCGCAAAGGGATAGATGCTACCGGCCAAACCATCGCAATTGTGGGCCGTTCGGGGCGTGGAAAGAGTACACTTTTCAAAGCGCTTACAGGGCTTGTTACCCCTGCAACCGGTAAAATATTGATAAAAGATTTTAACAGCAAAGCCGAAGATGCAGCAAAAAATATAAAGGAAGGCGATATAGGTTTTGTCGATCAGAAGTATACTTTGTTCAGACATAAAACGGTGATGCAAACTTTAAAATTTGCTTTGCGCAAAAAATCCTTGTCTGAAACGGAGAAGGATAAAAAAATAAAAACTTATATTGAAAATTGGGGACTTGAATCATGTACCGATAAATATCCCAACGAATTATCGGGTGGGCAACGTCAACGCACAGCAATCATCGAACAGGTTTTTTCGTCCGAACTTTTTATCATTCTCGATGAACCTTTTTCTGGATTAGATGTTGGCAACATAGAAGAAGTACGCAAAACTTTCCAATTGCTCAACGCATCAAGCGAATATCACACAGCCATTTTTTCGACACACGATATTGAACTTGCTATTGAACTTGCACAATGCATTTATGTTGTGGGCTACCCTACGATTAAAGGCGAAAAACAAAATTACGGAACCATTATTGGCAAATATGATTTGCGCGAAATGGGCATTGCCTGGAAAGAAAATGCCGAAGAACGAAAAAAACTCATGGCCGAAATAGTACATCAAATGATGCTTTCATAA
- a CDS encoding thymidylate synthase: MQQYLDLLKHVMQHGVQKHDRTGTGTKSIFGYQMRFNLADGFPMVTTKKLHLRSIIHELLWFISGDTNIAYLKNNGVSIWDEWADEHGDLGPVYGKQWRKWETADGRVIDQLAQVIAMIKKNPDSRRLLVSAWNVADVDSMALPPCHSLFQFYVIDGKLSCQLYQRSADIFLGVPFNIASYALLTEMVAHCCGLLAGEFIHTFGDAHIYNNHMEQVNLQLTRTPLPLPTLKLNPNVRDVFAFKFEDIVIENYQCHPAIKGQVAV; the protein is encoded by the coding sequence ATGCAGCAATATCTTGACTTACTAAAACATGTGATGCAACACGGGGTGCAAAAACATGACCGCACAGGCACCGGAACCAAGAGTATATTTGGTTATCAAATGCGCTTTAATCTGGCTGATGGATTCCCGATGGTAACAACCAAAAAGCTGCATCTGCGCAGTATTATTCATGAGTTGTTGTGGTTTATTTCGGGAGATACAAATATAGCCTATTTGAAAAACAATGGTGTAAGCATTTGGGATGAATGGGCTGATGAGCATGGCGACCTTGGCCCTGTATATGGAAAGCAGTGGCGCAAATGGGAAACCGCTGATGGCCGTGTAATAGATCAACTGGCACAAGTGATAGCGATGATTAAAAAAAATCCAGACTCGCGCAGGTTACTGGTTAGTGCATGGAATGTTGCAGATGTAGATTCGATGGCTTTACCTCCTTGTCATAGCTTGTTTCAGTTTTATGTAATTGATGGAAAATTAAGTTGTCAGTTGTATCAGCGTAGTGCTGATATTTTTCTGGGGGTGCCATTCAACATAGCCTCGTATGCGTTGCTTACCGAAATGGTGGCACATTGCTGCGGCCTCCTTGCAGGCGAGTTTATTCACACCTTTGGCGATGCTCACATTTATAACAATCATATGGAGCAGGTGAATCTGCAGCTTACGCGCACACCACTTCCCTTGCCAACACTAAAATTAAATCCGAATGTACGAGATGTGTTTGCCTTTAAATTTGAGGATATCGTAATTGAAAACTATCAATGCCACCCGGCCATAAAAGGACAAGTGGCAGTATAG
- a CDS encoding ABC transporter permease, protein MELYLNAINLGLCYALLALGLYTGMRVLQLPDLTTDGTFTLGGAIVATGLAQQANPILVVILAVCAGACAGGITGLIHTKLKVHIMLSGIIVMTALYSVNLVIMGRSNLPLANSPFEFTQHIGLWLTAFVLLVIVKHYFVLTSDFGILLRAIGSNEAMLKANAVNTPLLKIKGLAIANMFTAGAGAMVCMLQQFADINMGTGIVVMGLAAVMIGEAAHSFFPKPHLFFRLMCIVAGMLLLRLLFAFILTLELNTDLLRLMQALTILLVVLLTYSAKKKTA, encoded by the coding sequence ATGGAGCTTTATTTAAATGCAATAAATTTAGGTTTATGCTATGCGCTCTTGGCACTTGGCTTGTATACCGGTATGCGCGTTTTACAATTGCCTGACCTTACTACGGATGGTACTTTTACACTTGGCGGAGCGATTGTAGCGACAGGACTTGCACAACAAGCCAATCCTATTTTGGTAGTGATACTGGCCGTGTGTGCAGGGGCATGTGCCGGAGGCATAACAGGACTTATACATACAAAGCTTAAGGTACACATTATGCTTAGCGGCATTATTGTGATGACTGCTTTGTACTCTGTTAATCTGGTTATAATGGGCCGCAGCAATTTGCCTTTGGCAAATTCGCCATTCGAATTCACACAACATATAGGGTTATGGTTAACAGCATTTGTGCTATTGGTTATTGTGAAACATTACTTTGTTCTTACCTCCGATTTTGGAATTTTGCTTCGTGCTATTGGAAGTAATGAGGCCATGCTGAAAGCAAATGCTGTGAATACCCCTCTATTAAAAATTAAAGGCCTTGCCATTGCCAACATGTTTACAGCCGGTGCAGGCGCTATGGTATGTATGCTGCAACAATTTGCTGATATTAATATGGGCACAGGCATTGTGGTGATGGGGCTTGCAGCAGTGATGATTGGCGAAGCCGCCCATTCGTTTTTTCCTAAACCGCATTTATTCTTCAGGCTGATGTGCATTGTAGCCGGCATGCTATTATTGCGACTGCTGTTTGCTTTTATTCTTACGCTTGAATTGAATACCGACCTGCTGCGACTTATGCAGGCACTAACTATTTTGCTGGTTGTATTACTTACCTATTCGGCCAAGAAAAAAACTGCATGA
- a CDS encoding ATP-binding cassette domain-containing protein — translation MIALENICVTFNKNTPDQVKAMQHVTVTINAGEFVTIIGHNGSGKSTFLNVIAGSLQPDSGNILIENTNVNRQAEHERSRLIARLFQNPTTGTISDLSIVENFRIAYLRNNPRTLFNRINSDFRKQVQESVAKIEMGLEAKLDSLVGNLSGGQRQALSLLMAAQSNCSILMLDEPTAALDPKSATLVMHLSKQLATEKKLCVLYITHSMRDAIQYGNRLLQFKDGMINRDFMTDEKRILKPQDLMAWFDE, via the coding sequence ATGATCGCACTAGAGAATATATGTGTCACCTTCAATAAAAATACGCCTGACCAGGTGAAGGCCATGCAGCATGTAACGGTAACTATAAACGCTGGAGAATTTGTAACAATTATTGGGCATAATGGTTCTGGTAAATCCACATTCTTAAACGTAATAGCTGGCAGCCTGCAGCCCGATTCGGGAAACATACTGATAGAAAACACAAATGTTAATCGACAAGCAGAACACGAGCGGAGTCGCTTGATAGCGCGCCTTTTTCAAAACCCAACTACGGGCACTATTTCCGATCTGTCAATTGTAGAAAATTTTAGGATTGCTTATTTGCGAAATAATCCGCGTACGCTGTTTAACAGGATCAATTCAGATTTCCGCAAGCAGGTTCAGGAATCGGTTGCAAAAATTGAAATGGGGCTGGAAGCAAAACTAGATTCGTTGGTTGGCAACTTATCGGGTGGACAACGGCAGGCATTATCGCTACTGATGGCAGCACAAAGCAATTGCAGCATACTCATGCTTGATGAACCTACAGCGGCACTCGATCCCAAATCGGCAACATTGGTGATGCATCTTTCAAAACAACTGGCAACCGAAAAAAAACTCTGTGTGCTTTATATTACACATTCGATGCGCGATGCTATTCAATATGGCAATAGGCTTTTACAATTTAAAGATGGGATGATTAATCGTGACTTTATGACTGATGAGAAACGAATACTCAAGCCACAGGATTTAATGGCGTGGTTTGATGAATAA
- a CDS encoding ABC transporter substrate-binding protein produces the protein MIIKKSSYGWLVCVLLTVHLFSCTNKGDGRMPEIGFLDAFEDATISQARDGFVAALAKAGYVNDSTVRIKFLNAQGDLATLVQASQSMVAANKILIATNSTQATIAAAKQTKTIPIVMMVAPRPDIAGLQIDGEKPKNLFGVYEVLNYLDTSVVVMQRLMPQIKKVGVMCNQAESQSRDALEVITNACKRQGIELVVLSVSSSGEAQAVTDALLAKNIDAFFALPDNIIFSAFETISRSCEKASVPIFTSEAGLVARGALASYGANFYQWGYQAGVQAAVYLKTKNTKQLSLQEVANRHFVINKKQATKFGIELPMGFEVIE, from the coding sequence ATGATAATTAAGAAAAGCAGTTACGGCTGGTTAGTTTGTGTTTTGCTAACAGTACATTTATTTTCATGTACGAATAAAGGTGATGGCCGCATGCCTGAAATAGGATTTTTGGATGCTTTTGAAGATGCCACCATTAGTCAGGCACGCGATGGCTTTGTTGCTGCCCTTGCCAAAGCAGGGTATGTGAATGATTCTACTGTTCGCATTAAATTTTTGAATGCACAAGGCGATCTTGCAACTTTGGTGCAAGCAAGCCAAAGTATGGTTGCAGCAAATAAAATATTAATTGCTACCAACAGCACGCAGGCAACCATAGCGGCAGCTAAGCAAACCAAAACTATTCCTATTGTAATGATGGTAGCTCCACGGCCTGATATTGCAGGCCTGCAGATAGATGGAGAAAAACCTAAAAATTTGTTTGGGGTGTATGAAGTTTTAAATTACCTGGATACTTCGGTAGTAGTGATGCAACGGCTAATGCCACAAATAAAAAAAGTTGGGGTAATGTGTAATCAGGCAGAATCGCAATCCCGCGATGCACTTGAAGTAATTACTAACGCATGTAAGCGGCAAGGAATTGAATTGGTGGTGTTGAGTGTAAGTTCATCGGGAGAAGCACAAGCAGTTACAGATGCATTGCTTGCGAAAAATATTGATGCCTTCTTTGCTCTCCCCGACAATATAATTTTTTCGGCATTCGAAACCATTTCCCGCAGCTGCGAAAAAGCAAGTGTCCCCATATTTACCAGCGAGGCAGGTCTTGTAGCACGCGGTGCACTTGCTTCGTATGGCGCTAACTTTTATCAATGGGGCTATCAGGCCGGTGTGCAGGCTGCCGTTTACCTTAAAACAAAAAATACCAAACAACTAAGTTTGCAAGAAGTGGCGAATCGCCACTTTGTAATTAATAAAAAGCAAGCAACAAAATTTGGCATTGAACTGCCCATGGGGTTTGAGGTAATTGAATAA
- a CDS encoding T9SS type A sorting domain-containing protein, which translates to MKFNNEDAKFASYYNVLINLINNNKRWDQVTTWQRNTITTVANSATSIAPVALAYIEFLNKSFTFRTNAKEGFAKQQIIKTENFELATMLASPNPFADVTFIQVSIPIGQTWSMRIVDITGRAILQTQLVAGKYELPINASELNGNGVYFCQLICDGKPTETIKIICLK; encoded by the coding sequence ATGAAATTTAATAACGAAGATGCCAAGTTTGCCAGTTATTATAATGTACTTATCAATTTGATAAACAATAATAAGAGATGGGACCAAGTAACCACTTGGCAACGCAATACCATCACAACTGTTGCCAACTCTGCTACTAGTATAGCACCCGTTGCATTAGCATACATTGAGTTTTTAAACAAATCGTTCACGTTTCGCACCAATGCTAAAGAAGGGTTTGCAAAGCAACAGATTATAAAAACAGAGAATTTTGAACTGGCAACAATGTTGGCTTCGCCCAATCCCTTTGCGGATGTTACGTTTATACAAGTTTCAATACCGATAGGGCAAACCTGGAGTATGAGGATTGTTGATATTACAGGACGAGCAATATTGCAAACGCAATTGGTTGCAGGTAAATATGAATTACCAATCAATGCAAGTGAACTTAATGGTAATGGCGTTTATTTTTGCCAACTTATATGCGATGGCAAGCCAACAGAAACCATAAAAATAATTTGCTTAAAATAA